The sequence CCAGCTCACGGTGGGCACCGGGGGCTGCGCCGCTGCTGTTCCTAGCGCTGGGGCTCGATTCCCAGTGTCTCGGGCGCGCTCCGCTGCGGAGCCCGTTTCCTGTTTGCCGCGGAGTCCTCTGCGAGCGCCGCTTCCTCCCCATGGCTCCGGCCGTGCCGATGGGCCGTGCTGATGGGCCATGTCGGCCTCGCAGCTCCCTGGGGCATCGAAACGCCTCAAATCGGCGGTTTGAGAGCACCCTCCTCGGCCAGGAGTTGGCAGGGAAGCTCCGGCGCTGGGCTCGTGTCCGCCGGCGCGCGGGGAGCTGCCATTAACAGAACAAAACCCAGCGGATCGATGGGAAGCGCACGGAGCGCGTTAGCGTTCCTGCAGAAATCTGCCGCTGTCGTGAAGCGTTGCAGTAAGAGCCTCTAAAAGTGAAGCAGTGAATCAAATCCTGGCACTGAACAACTGCCGTCCGACAAGCGGCTCCGGACGCGGGTTGCAGCCGTGACTCTGTGCGCGGCCGCCGGCATTAAGTGCTTATCGTTAGGCTCGTTATTAACGGCCCCCGCGGAGGCTTCAGGGGATATCGCACACTCCAGCACTCCCAAAACAACTCTCCTCCGGGCTCTCCGGGCGCTTCCCAAGCAGGCATCCCGGCTGCTGACCGTCCCTCTGGCAGCTCAGCGCTAGCTCCGGTCTCGGGGGCCAAGGACGGGCCCGGAGAGCGGGGCTGGggagggcccaggagtcctgggggGGCTCTGTGCCGGACACAGCTGAGCGCGGGGTGTTGCTCTTGGTCGGACGCGTTTGATTTTGCTCCAGCCCCGGGGCTGGCGGGTTTCCCACGGCGGCACGGCAGGCTCCGGCAGGCTCTGCAGCTCGCAGCCCTTTCCCCGGGATAGGACCTCGCGCCCCATCCAGCACATCCGGCGGCTCCGGAGTCAGCCAGGCCTTGCCGAGCCGGAgcagccgccggcagcgccgtgcTGTGCTGCACTGGGGGGGCCGCTCCTCGCCCCgggcctggccctgctgccccaggcCGAGCCGGGcaccgctcctctcccccctcctgccccctgctcctggcccgGGGCTCGTGCCGGTGGCCGGCACCTCCGGTGCCACCAGCCCTGCAGGCCTGCCTTGCCGGTGCGGCTccggggcgcagcgcggcccccccgtgccggtggcggtggcggcggtggcggtggcagcTCCCTCCGCCCCCGCCCTGGCCACGGCGCGGGAGCCGCCTGCGCTCCCCAGAGGAGGttccccagccccggggggccGGCCGCTCTCCCGCACGAGCATGGAGATGCTCTTCCAGGCGCTATAAAGGGCTCCGGCGCCGGCACCTGCCGCTCGGTCTCCGCGCGCTGCTCTCCTGCTCCGCACCCGGCGcaggggctcggggctgccccggtccccgtccccgtcccctgaCCCGCCGGTTTGTCCCGCAGCCGGGCAGCTGGAGGGGATGGACTATTCCTATGATGAGGACCTGGACGAGCTCTGTCCGGTCTGCGGGGACAAGGTCTCCGGGTACCACTACGGGCTGCTCACCTGCGAGAGCTGCAAGGTAGGAgccggccgggggctgcgcgggcacCGGGGCACCGGGGCCGGGGACGCGCACGGACGGGtgcaccggggccggggctgcgcgggggctgtGCAGGCACCGGGGCTCTCACAGGGACCGGTGCACCGGGACCGGGACACTGCGGGGGCCGAtgcaccggggccggggctgtgCAGGGACCGATGCACCGGGTCTGTGCGGGCGCCGATACAGCGGGGTCGGGGCtgtgcggggccggggctgtgCGGGGACGGGCGCATCGGGACCGGAGCTTTTGCAGGGACCGTGGTCGGGGCCGTGCAGGGACCGATGCACCGGGGCACCGCGGGGGCCGATGCACCGTGGCCGGGGCCGTGCGGGCTCCGGGGCACGGCGGGGGCTTCGGCAGGGGGGGTgatgcgggcggcggggccgagcgggcggcggggccggggcggtgcggggcccggggccgggtGCGGGCTGCTCCTCGCCCGCTTTCGTTAGCGGCAATTGGCGGCTCGCcggcggccgggagcgcggcgcggggccggcgggagccTCCCGGCGACGGGGCAGCgttgccggtgccgctgccggtgccggaGCCCGCCCGCATCGCCGCGTGTGGCCGCCGCAGGGCTTCTTCAAGCGCACGGTGCAGAACAACAAGCACTACACCTGCACCGAGAGCCAGAACTGCAAGATCGACAAGACCCAGCGCAAGCGCTGCCCCTACTGCCGCTTCCAGAAGTGCCTCACCGTGGGGATGCGCCTGGAAGGTAggacgcgccgcgccgctccgcgcccgcggggccgccgggacgggacgggacgggacgggacgggacgggcgcGCGCGGGGTGCGCGCAGGGTGCGCGGGGTGCGCGGGGTGCgcgggggctgcgctgcccccggccgccgcccgcgggtgcGGAGCGGcttcgcccgccgccgcccccgcgatCCCAATTCCGTTTTCGCCTCCCGAGCGAAGAACAAATTCGTTTTTTCGCGTCGCCCGCCGCTTTCTCTTCGCttgtttttgttgtgtttcttcggggtttttttttcccttctttttttctttttggcttcttAGGCTTGGACTGGCAGAATGGCGGGGAAATAGCGTGGAAATTATTGTTTTTCCTCAATCGCGTAATTCCAGAAGCtgagattttaaaacaaaataaatattatgaAACCTGCAATTAAGCTGCTACAGACGCACcacaaattatatttttcttctcgGTGACACACAGGATAACAGATTTCTCGGCTCTCTGACTCGGGGACTGCAATTACATCCCCACGAGCTTTACCCTGTTGTCACTTCGCTCGTGTCAGAGAAGTCGATCCTAACTGAAATATCAGAGTTGGACTCTGATATTCTCAGGTATTACACCGTGCTTTTTGCGACGCTTAGCACAGACCAACAAAATACATTCAGGGTGCAGATTGCCGGCAAGCAattgcaaagcaaaagcaaaagcaaaaaggaaacaacCCACTGCCGCCACGAACcggcccccccaccccttccAGCCCGAAAACGTTCATGTTTCTCGGAGGCTCAAACGGCCAGAGCCGCCGGCAGGGCTGGGATCCCTCCCCTGGCCAGGGCTCGCGTCGCGGGGCTGAACTGCACCGGAGTTCAAGGCGAAGCGTGGGTTAATCAGAAAGTACTGCACGTACCGGTGTAGAGACAGCCGCTCCCCTCCCCAGTAGCGGGATTAGAGGGCTTCCGAGGCTGAGGCGCAGGAGCGAGACACAACATCGCGCTGCAGGATCAGCCCCTGCAAACTCCCGGCGTGGGCCAGCTTCCAGCCCATCCGCAGAGCCGGTCCCGGTCAGCGCTCCTccccgagcggcagcgctggggccctgAGCTGAGCCGGAGGGTTTGACGAAGCCCTGCCGGTCTGGCAGTTGGGATCGCTGCTGCGTCCTGCCTGGGAGGACAATTTGGGCAGGTGCCGGGGTGCAGACGAGGACAGGCAGAGGCAAAGGTGGCATTTGTGAGTGGAACGTGCAGGAGAGCGCTGCCGTCTCGGTTTGCCTGATTTCGGCAGTTCTTGTCTCGCTCCGAGTGCAGCTAAGTTTGGCCGCGTGTTTCGGGTGGCCCAGGAGGGCACTGGCAGGATATCGAAAGCCTGCTCATTTCAGACAGCCTTTACTGGCTTGTTATTTTGCCGTTAGCTACTTCGTGAAACTCTGACGGGGTTTCTCCAGGAGGGAATCACCCAGAGGAAAAATGATGTTCCAGCTTCCCTGCTCTCTTCTATGGTAAAAATTGGAGCCTACGTTTCCTTAGCTAGCAGTATTTATTGGGCAGAAAATCCGAGCTGACACTTCTAAAGGGGTCCTTCCGCTAAGAAGGACAAAAGCAAGCCTGAAACGACTGGTTTTGGGGACACGTAGGATGCTGACACAGGCCCCTCTCGAAGTGCAGGACGGGAAGCTGCGGGGAGCCCGGTGCGGCAGGGATGGCCGGGGGGGGACGGCCAAGGCAGCAGGGACGGCCgagagctgcaggctggcgaaGACCCGGCAGGTTTTAGGAGCGAAGGCAGCGCCGAAGCAGCTCCTgccgggtgtgtgtgtgggggggggagcgcggcagGGGCTGCAGCGCTCCTGCGGCTCCCTGGCAGCTGGGAGGCAGATCCTCGCGCAGAGGCTCCTTTCCACGTCCCGCCGGGGAGGGAAGCGGCTGGAGGGGGGGGAGTCCAGACACCGCAGCCGGAgtctggctgccctgagccccgtCCATGGGGACGCTCGCACCCAGACCCGGGGCCGCGGGATCTGTCTCGCCGCACGGACGCTGTTGGGAAGAGCAGGACCAAGGGGACAAAAATCCAAATGAAAAGTGAAAGTGAGCTGTGGGTGACAGCCGGCGCCCTGCGGGTGCCACCGGGCTGCCTCGTCCCGGCTCGCAGCGCAGACGAGCTTTCAGCCAGTGCGTGCGTTTGCTTGCTGAGCGCGCACACACACTCCCCCGTGCACGCAGGCGAGCGCATGTCCCGGTGCTTGTGCGTGTCCCTGTCCCTGCATAGGCAGGACCTGAGTTTCTGCTAAATCGCATCGGGGCAGTTTCTGCGCAGGCTGTGGCTGGTGCTGCCAGCGAGAGGAGCCTGCAGGGACCGCGTGCGGCTCGGGGGCCGCGAGGAGACGCTGCTGCTGGCGGGGGCCCGGGGTGGGCAGCAGCATGCGCACAGGCGGCCATCCCCCCGGcgtcgcggcgcggcgctgctccTCGAGGGCTGGGGAGGTGCAGGGGGCAAAGACCCACCGGAGGCTTTGGCCTTTCCACGCGCTTCGGTGCTCCAGGGGGTCGTGGGCAGGGGAAGCCCAACCTGCTGGCAGAGCCGAGGAGCCAGTGCAGCCCACGTGGCCGGCTCTTCCCAGGGGATCCCGTGCCAGCTGCGGAGATGCGCTTTCCCGCAGCCATGAGAAACCGCCTGGGGCAGCTGCACCCAGTAAacgcgcggggccgggctgcgagGCGGGAGGGTGCCGGGCTCCTTGGAGgatgcccccggccccggcgagaTGCTCTTTCCGTGAGCGGAGACTGAGAGCGGAAGGCAGGAGGATTCCCGCAGGAGCATGCTGCCGCACTCCCGGCCCACCCCGGAGGGCTCCTGCAGGCCGCggggaggcagagcagcagccgAGACGCACAAGCGCTGGCCGCCCGCTCTCAGCGGGGGATGCAACCTcctagagggattttttttttttttttttttttttttttttcccttttatgctAAGTCTGGGGGCCGAGCTCCCTGGCTCGCTCTCCCCTCACATccgcccgcggccgcccagctTCCCGCGAGCTGAGGCTCTTCCAAGCACGGGCCTGGCAGCAGGGCCCCAGGGGGACGGAGCCATGCCGCGGGGCGACCGCGCGCTGCAGAGAAGCACCTGTTTCCTCGCGCGGTGACACATTCTTGGGTCTCTTCTGGGGCTCGGAGGAAACATCTGCTTCGCCGCGAGCAGGTCGGCAGCGTGGGGCCGGCGGCGTGGCGGGGCTCGCGGGGCTCCTccggcagcgccgagccgggATGAGCGGCGCCCTGGCGGAGCCAGCCGGCCCAGTGGGGCCCGCTTGCCCGCAAAACAGAGGGATTTgcaggaaagcagctctgcacggCCTGGATGCGCCCTCGGGATGGCCGTGCTGCCCCACGGGCTCTGCGGAGACAAGGAAATCCCAGGGCCGGTCCCGagccagagctgggaaggggcaTCCAGCTGTTCCCACACGCCGTAGCTTTTCTCCTTGTGCCATGGCTTTTCCCGTGCCGTGGCTTCTCCCATGCACCCGGCCATTCCCACGTGCTGTGGCTTTTCCCACGTGTCCAGCTGTTCCCATGTGCCGTGGCTTTTCCTGCACATCCAGCCATTCCCGTGTGCCATGGCTTTTCCCCATGTGCCATGGCTTTTCCCACACGTCCAGCTATTCCCGCGTGCTGTGGCTTTTCTCTTTGAGCCGTGGTTTTTCCTGTGCTGTGGCTTCTCCCCTTGTGCCGTGGCTTTTCCCTTTGCGCTGTGGCTTTTCCCTTTGCGCCGTGGCTTTTCCTGCACCGTGGCTTTTCCCGCGCCGTGGCTtttcccgcgctcccccccgcgcggCTTAACCGCAGCCTGTGGCCTCTCTCTGCCCGCAGCCGTCCGCGCCGACCGCATGCGAGGAGGGAGGAACAAGTTCGGCCCCATGTACAAGCGGGACCGCGCCttgaagcagcagaagaaagcgCTGATCCGGGCCAACGGCTTCAAGCTGGAGACGGTGCCGCCGATGCTGTCGCCGGCGGCGGGCGACTACGGGCTGCCCGCCTCGCTGCAGGGGCTGCACGCGGTGCCCAAGGCGCTgccgcccagccccgccgccctgGTGCCCCTCGACTACGAGCGCAGCCCCTACGGGACGCCGGCGCTGGCCGGCGCGCTGCCGGGCCACGCGCCGCTGCCCGCCTACCACTACCCGGCCTTCCCCGGCCGCGCCATCAAAGCCGAGCTGCCGGACCAGTAcgcggcggggccggaggcggcggcggcggcggggggctacGGCTACGCCGAGGGCTACGCCGGCGCCGCGGCACCCGACCTGCCCGAGCTCATCCTcaagctgctgcagctggagcccgACGAGGCGCAGGTGAAGGCGCGCATCCTGGGCtgcctgcagcaggagcagggcaagGGCCGCCACGAGAAGCTCAGCACCTTCGGCCTCATGTGCCGCATGGCCGACCAGACCCTCTTCTCCATCGTGGAGTGGGCGCGGAGCTGCGTCTTCTTCAAGGAGCTGGAGGTGGgtgggggccgcgcggggcggcggggcgagcgcggGGTCAGGGCGCAGCTATAGCGGAGGAACGTGGCACGGGGAAGGGAAACTGCTGCGCCGGGTGGGGGGGCTCCTCTGGCTGCGGCACAAACTCCAGCAAATCTCCCCAAAACCCCGTGGGCAGAGGGATGGGTGAGCCCGGTGCGGGGTTTGCCACCCTGCAAACCTCGCCAAGCTCTCCGGTGTTTCCCATGCAAAAGTACTGCGCTGAGCTGAGGTCTCAAATAGGTGCAAAAACGGGAGGGAAAACCTTGCGGCATGGCCGAAATGCAGAGCGCTGAGCCCTGGGGCATGGCACGGTGCAGCACGGCGCAGCACGGTGCAACATGGCACGGTGCAGCACGGCATGGCATGGTGTAGCATGGCACGGTGCAGCACGGCATGGCATGGTGCAGCACGGCACAgtgcagcatggcatggcacggtGCAGCATGGCATGGCGCAGCGTGGTGCAACACGGCGCGGTGCAGCACGGCATGGCATGGTGCAGCACGGCACGGTGCAGCAGGGCATGGCACGGTGCAGCATGGCATGGCGCAGCGTGGTGCAACACGGCGCAgtgcagcatggcatggcatggtgcAGCACGGCACGGCGCAGCAGGGCATGGCACGGCGCCCTCGCGGTGCTGCACCTCGGCTCGCCCGCATTCCCCCTTTGCCAGCGATGtcccagctgcagctgggctgctcctgctccttcccagcACCGGCCCTGGGAACCTTCTCCATGcctgggcgccgcggggcgcgggggaaCCTCGCTGCCCAAAATAACCTCCCACCACCCAAAACAGTGGCCGGAAGCGGCtccggggaggcggcgcgggcgcctCTCAATCGTATCAGCGCCAGGCCCCGGTTTTGGGAACAGGGCGGCTGTTGTTTTTCCGGGGAATATTGTAAACAGTGTGACTGCGGCTCCCGGCAGCCTCGCCGGGCAGCTGCGCTGTGCTGTGCCGCGTGCGGCCCCGGGAGAACGGGCCGTTCCCCCGCgtgcgcggccgcgccgggggcagcagcgggggcgcacggggggctgcgggggacgcagggcagcgcggggcgggcagGCCGAGCGCGCCGCTCGCCTCCCAGATATATCGTTTCATTTAAGGGCGAGTAACGCTGTCAGCGCCCCGCTGACAAACGAGGGGCTGCCTGCCGATGCGCCGGGGAGACGGATGTCGCCCGGCTCATCCCGTGTCACCCGGCGGAGAATTACGGACTGCGCTGGCCTTCGGAGGCAGGACTGatagggcggcgcggcgcggcgcggcggaggggccgggggccgcggcgagggccggcggagcggcggcgtGGGGCCGCGCGGGCTGGGGCCGCAGGGGTCACCGCCGGCGCCCATAAATACGAACTTTAACAGAGTCTAGATGAGATGTGTCAGGCCCGAGGGAAGATTTGCAGCGgctcttcaggaagaaaaatatggGCAGGGGGTGAAATATATTTTGTTGGGTCGTGAGTCTCAGGCAACTTTGTCCTTTCAgatgtaatttttttatatatatatatgggggggggggggtaggtgtGCGCACACACTTACGTTGTGGCCATTTTCAGCCTGGTTTCGGAAGGTTTTATGTGCAAGTATCTCGGCCAGCCTGGTTTCTATAGGTGTCCCCGCTATCCGTGCATACGGATATTGCACACACAGGGATGCAGTGACCTTCGGATCgggatgagcaggcaggaatgcTAAACAAACGGCCCTGGTTTCGGCCCGAGGACCTGGCTGGGCTGCGGGTGCTCTCGGGCCGGCTGCCCTCACTCGCCTGGGAGCGCCGCGAGCCGTGAGGGAGCCTGGTCGTAGCCGGTTGCTTCCCCGGCTGTAGCATGCGTGGGTCAGCCTGACCCCATCTTCTGGCTGGCAGCCAGCGCCTTTCTGGAGGATTTAAAATCTCCTCCCGGCTGTGGATGCTGCAGAGATGTTCGGCAGTCCCTGCACTGGGGTGAAACTCGCTCTTTTCGATGCCCACCACCTGGCATCCCGCCCGGCACCCCATCCCGCCTGGCATGGCATTCCCCCCGGCACCCCATCCCCAGCTCCCGGGACGTGTACTGAGACACAGCGGTGCCTGCGCAGGCGGCTGCGAGCGGGGTGGGACGGtggggggccgcgcggggcggccgagCCCTGGCCCTGCCGCGCCGCTTGCGCTGCGTTGCCTTTACGCCGCCCATCACCGTGGCGCCTggtcggggtgggggggaacccgCAGCTGGCCATTATTTACCTCGCTCCTGCGCAGGGTTTCCATTGCCGGCAGCCAGTTATCCACTTCTGCGCTTCCCGGCAGCCCCGGTGACGGGTCCTGCTCTCACCCCGTGTTTGTGCCGGGGCCACGGGctggggcgcagcggggcccggGGTGCCCAGGGCTcgatgctgctgctgcccccccccccccccccccccgcttttccATCCAACACCTGCATTTCTAACCTTTTCatggcatttttcattttcttccatgaTAACTCTCTTTGTAGCTATTACAGAACggcatccccctgccccccccttctttttctcatttattttctttcactgtttccATGTTTTCTTAAAATAGCGGAAAGGCAAAAGAAATGGGCACCGGGTTAATTCTCTGTAATATCGCGGATAAGCGATGCCGACCCGAAACGGTGGTTTCGGAGCCACCCGTCTGTGcgcgggagcagctccccagctccccagccagaGGCCAGGTAGATGGCCGGGACCCGCTCGGGGCCCCGGTGCGTGGCCGGCTCGCAGGGCCCCTCGGCTCCGCAGGCGATGCCGCCCAGGGGTCCGGGGCCGGGGACCCCGTGCCGCCCGCACCCGTACGCAggctgccccgcgccgcagcgGCAGCGCTCTCCGCCATTCGCTATGTCCCATGCACGGGAATAACGCTGGCCCGTTTCCGCAGCTCGCCCCATTCCCAGAccgcttgctgcaggcaggcggGTTTTTCCGCCGAACGCCGAAGCGAGCCTCAGTCGGGGAGGTGATTCCCGCGGGGAGCGTTTCGCCGCCGCGTTTTTTGAATGGGTTAAACGCCgcctttaaaaagaagaaaaaaatcctccccAAAGAGAGCTTGCGGCAGGCCCGTGCTACGGCGCTCGCCCGCAAAGCCTCGGCGTCAGGAGGAAGGTGCTTGGCTGGGCGCGTaagggcggcagcgcggggacggTGGCGGCCGCAGGACGTGGTCAAGCCAGGGACGAGGGCGGAGATCACTGGCCGGGTGCCGGTTCCCGACGGATCAGCGGCCCCCGGGGGTCACACGCAGCCGCCCGGCTCGGGGCCGCGGGAGTGCGGCGGGGAAAGGCCCCCGCGGCCGAGTGCaacccgccgcggcgcccgggagcgGCCGAGCCGGGGTTGTAGCGGAAGCGGTGAGGAGCGCGGACATGCAggcatgttttgttttggaaaagctgAAATGTGTTTAACTGTTTGCAAAGCAAAGCCCTGGGCATGGCCCTTCCagagccaggcccaggcaggaatgaggaagaggaaggaggttGCGAAACAGCAGCACGGGCTGCACAGCAGCGTTACGGGCTCCGGCCGAACCGGGGGGGCTCAGCGCGGCTGGGCTGGGAAGTGTGTGTCTGGATTGGGAAGAGTGCAGCCAGGCTGGGAAGCATGTAATTAGGCTGGGAAGCACGTAATTAGGCTGGGAAGCGTGTAACTGGGCTGGGAAGTACATAACCAGTCTGGGAAGTGTGCAGCCAGCCTGGAAAGCATGTGTCCGGGCTGGGAAGCATGCAGCCAGGCTGGGAAGCATGCAGCTGGGCTGGGAAGTGTGTGTCTGGGTTGGGAACCATGTGTCTGGATTGGGAAGCATGCAGCTAGGCTGGGAAGCGTGTGTCCGGGCTGGGAAGCATGCAGCTGGGTTgggaagcgtgtctggattgggAAGCATGCAGCCAGTCTGGGAAGCGTGTGTCTGGGCTGGAAAGCATGTTTCCAGGCTGGGAAGTGTGCAGCCAGCCTGGGAAGTGTGCGGCCGGGCCAGGTAGCGTGCTGGCAACCCCATCCTCACCTCCTCAGTTGCGTTTCCCTGCCAGCAGGTTTTGTCCACCAGGGCCGGTCACAGACGGGCACCGTGGCAGAGCGGAAGTGAATCCGGGCCGTTCTCAGGGAGTGCCAGGCTCGGAGACCATAAAGCTCTTTCTCATCTGACTTCGATTCCTTTTGCAATCTCCCAACACGGGTTTATTGCAGCCTCTTCAGCAAAACGACAGCGTTATCCGGTCTCGGGTACTGCATCTTCTTCCCTCTGTTAAAAGCAGCGTTTGCAGCGGCAGTGCATCGCGCTCGTGATGTGCCGGGCTGCCCGGCACGGGGGCGCGAATGACAACTGTCGCCCCATGTTCCGCCGAGCATGGGGCCAGCGCGGCCCTCCGCTGCCCAGGATGCTCCTGCCGCCCCTGCacccgccggcgctgccgcggccccaAGGCCTTTGCAAGGAAACCGCTGCAAGTCTTTGCAAATGTTGCCTCCCCGCTGCGTGCTTTTAGCAGTGGTATTTCCAGGCGTTTCTTTGCATTCGGCAGGGCTGACGTGTTTAGTTGTGCAGGCTGGTACCTGCGACTGCACATGCCTGCCGGCGTGTACGTGAATACACGCAGGATTGCATGGATAAAAACCCGGCCTGGCCGGGCTTTGCAAGGCATCAAGCCAGGAACACAGCCGGCACCGCAGGGGCTGCTCTCCCGCGGGTGCTCCGCACGTGGGCCGGGAGCGGCACCAGGACGCGAGGAGTTAAAGCACACGTCCCGGTGCCTCTCCCCAAATCCGCCTCCCCCAGGCCGCATTCCTCGGACAGAGGGACTATGGACACTGTATTCTTTCGCTTTAAAAGTATCCAAAGGGCGTCGGGAGACACAGGCCCTTTGTGCGTgttcccgccgccccgggcgccgccgaggGGACGCGGCCGGCGGTCACTTTGTTAAAGACTCGTGCGCGGCCTCGGAGTGGTTCCTGCCTTGCGGAGGGAAGCCGGCGCCGATAAGGAGcagccagcgccagcgccgggccCTTTCCGCGCCTCCGGCCCCGGGGTCTTCCCAGCCCCCGGCAGGGCTGAAATAATCTGTGCAGGCGGAGGGGCGCCGAGGTGGAAATGCTCCGTAAACCCGGAGAGCTGTGGAGCCGAGGGAAGGGATGGGTCGGTGACGTGCCCAACGTGTGAGGTTGATAACGCCGTGTCCATGCCGCCGACCTCCTCGTGCTGGTGGCAGGAGGCCTCATCCGTGCTCTGCTTCGTGTAATGGCACTAACGAGCCAACGAACTGATGTAGCCTGGGGGCTAGAACAGTGAAAACATATCATTCTTGACACCAAAGCCAAGCTGTTAATTTTCATTGTGATGCCTCTGAGCAAGGCGTTGGTGAAGAAGTCACCACGTTGGTGGAGAGGCCACCACACTGGTGGAGAGGCCACCACGCTGGTGGAGAAGCCACTCTGCTGGCCAAGCCATAGCGGCCCCGGTGCAGCCCCGACTCTCCAGCAGGCAACAGCCAGATCCTGGGGAGCCCTTTGCCGTCCTGCCGTGGTCAATGGGACGTGTTTCCTCGTCGGgactttgctttcctcctctctcGGTTCTGGCACTCACAAAAGTGCGGtggcccggggaggggggtccCCGCCGGCGCAGGCAAAGCCACGCATCGAACACAGGCTGTGAAATCACCAGCTTATCTAGGCTAGGGTCAGATTTCGGTAGGACATGTGAGATTATGAGCACGTTCATAATTTGAGCAACAAAATGGTATCATGACGCACGTGAAATGGGACCAGGGAGACGGTCTCGCAGCGGAGGCGGATGTTGCTGCGTAGGTTGGGGTATGGTTGCTGTCCACACTTGGGTCAACCGAAGAGTGTTTTAGACCAGTCCATTTGTACTTGTCCAACACTATTCACAAAAGGGAAGTCACCCGACCTCGGGGAGGTGACGCGTCCTGCAGTGACGCGCGTGAGGACGCAGGTAGGGGTGTGCGCGTGCGCGTAGCTGGGCTTTGCACCCAGCCGCCGCTCCGAAAGCGTAAAGCAAGCCGTGGCTCCGCTCTCCCGTCACACCCGCGACGACGTTcccaggggcagcggcaggttcgGGACTGGGGGCCGCACCGCTCCGGCGATTCGCGGGGCCTCAGCGGCGCCGGTGGGGCTGTGTTGCAGGTGGGCGACCAGATGAAGCTGCTGCAGAACTGCTGGAGCGAGCTGCTGGTGTTCGACCACGTCTACCGGCAGGTGCAGCACGGCAAGGAGCACAGCGTGCTGCTCGTCACCGGCCAGGAGGTAACGGGAAAAGCCCCGTCCCCGGCTCCGCACTGGCTCTCGGTGGGACCCGGGGGAACCGCGCCGGGTGACTTTTGGCTTAGTTAGCTGGGCCGCGCTCCTCCCTcccgctgcgccgcggccggggacgGCGGGTTTGTTTTCGCTGGGCTCCAGAAGTGTTTATgcaaaagaggagaaacaaggcgcTGGAGATAGATCCCAAGTATCCACAAAGCCCCGGGCGGATGGTTTTGTCCTGCCTTGCGGCGGGCAGCGAAGGAGAGTCCCTGCTCTTGGAGCACAATGTTTCCCATAAGCAAAAAAATCAACAGCCGTGCCGGTATTTACAGGCGCCGGGTGTGAGAACGGGCCGCGCGCTCCGTGGTGCTTTTGCAGGGCACGTGGGAACGCAGCGTGTCCGCGACGGCGGCCCCAGACCGGAGGAAGGGGGCTCCCCGTCCAGGCGGCCGCCGTTCgctggggccgccgcggcgctgacCCCCGCTCCCCTTGCAGGTGGACGTGTCGACCGTGGCCGCCCAGGCGGGCGCCGTCCTCCACGGGCTGGTGCTGCGGGCGCAGGAGCTGGTGCTGCACCTGCACGCCCTGCAGGTCGACCGGCAGGAGTTCGTGTGCCTCAAGTTCCTCATCCTC comes from Apteryx mantelli isolate bAptMan1 chromosome 21, bAptMan1.hap1, whole genome shotgun sequence and encodes:
- the NR5A1 gene encoding steroidogenic factor 1, which codes for MDYSYDEDLDELCPVCGDKVSGYHYGLLTCESCKGFFKRTVQNNKHYTCTESQNCKIDKTQRKRCPYCRFQKCLTVGMRLEAVRADRMRGGRNKFGPMYKRDRALKQQKKALIRANGFKLETVPPMLSPAAGDYGLPASLQGLHAVPKALPPSPAALVPLDYERSPYGTPALAGALPGHAPLPAYHYPAFPGRAIKAELPDQYAAGPEAAAAAGGYGYAEGYAGAAAPDLPELILKLLQLEPDEAQVKARILGCLQQEQGKGRHEKLSTFGLMCRMADQTLFSIVEWARSCVFFKELEVGDQMKLLQNCWSELLVFDHVYRQVQHGKEHSVLLVTGQEVDVSTVAAQAGAVLHGLVLRAQELVLHLHALQVDRQEFVCLKFLILFSLDVKYLENHVLAKDAQEKANAALLEYTVCHYPHSTDKFRQLLLRLAEIRALSMQAEEYLYHKHLSGEVPCNNLLIEMLHAKRT